From Saccharothrix espanaensis DSM 44229, the proteins below share one genomic window:
- a CDS encoding PadR family transcriptional regulator, protein MSATRLLVLGVVRGYGRAHGYLIGNDLMSWRAGEWANVKWGSLYHALKQLTKDGCLTDETVPPARTDYTLTAKGEQEFQRLLRDALRRPETRPDTLAAGLAMLPSLTREDAVALLRERLAALEARRDEAREEAAARADPSHVRELFGLWEHTADSGAEWTRGLLERLEAGAYPMSGEPDSPGAPGSWVILKLE, encoded by the coding sequence ATGTCGGCGACGAGGTTGCTGGTCCTCGGGGTGGTGCGCGGGTACGGCCGCGCACACGGCTACCTGATCGGCAACGACCTGATGTCCTGGCGGGCGGGGGAGTGGGCCAACGTCAAGTGGGGTTCGCTCTACCACGCGCTCAAGCAGCTCACCAAGGACGGCTGCCTGACCGACGAGACGGTGCCGCCCGCCCGCACCGACTACACCCTGACCGCCAAGGGCGAGCAGGAGTTCCAGCGGCTGCTGCGCGACGCGCTGCGCCGCCCGGAGACCCGGCCGGACACGCTGGCCGCCGGGCTGGCGATGCTGCCGTCGCTGACCCGCGAGGACGCGGTGGCGCTGCTGCGCGAACGGCTGGCCGCCCTGGAGGCGCGGCGGGACGAGGCCCGCGAGGAGGCGGCGGCGCGGGCCGACCCGTCGCACGTGCGGGAGCTGTTCGGGCTGTGGGAGCACACGGCGGACAGCGGCGCGGAGTGGACGCGGGGGCTGCTGGAGCGGCTGGAGGCGGGCGCGTACCCGATGTCCGGCGAGCCGGACTCGCCCGGAGCACCCGGCAGCTGGGTTATACTCAAACTTGAGTAG